Proteins encoded in a region of the Halarcobacter mediterraneus genome:
- a CDS encoding energy transducer TonB: protein MRVFIAIIFSLVISIAMFVLMQKMTSADSDAVKEQTKPIQLTYLRDKKDTNIERKKRIKPKEPIKKVEPKNLKFKAELNQKLNKNVKVKPLAVNTNIDISSVNALSGAQIAVGSNLFDANMLNALKRVNPRYPRRAKIRRQEGFVQLVFKIDASGFVSDVEIVDSNPKGVFDEASIKAIKRWRFKPSKDDVPGSFKNATITFNFRLAG from the coding sequence TATAGCTATTATCTTTTCTTTAGTCATTTCAATAGCAATGTTTGTATTAATGCAAAAAATGACTTCAGCAGATAGTGATGCGGTAAAAGAACAAACTAAACCTATTCAATTAACTTATTTAAGAGATAAAAAAGATACTAATATTGAAAGAAAAAAAAGAATAAAGCCAAAAGAACCAATAAAAAAAGTAGAACCAAAAAACTTAAAATTTAAAGCAGAATTAAATCAAAAGCTTAATAAAAACGTGAAAGTTAAGCCATTGGCAGTAAATACAAACATTGACATCTCTTCAGTAAATGCTTTATCTGGAGCACAAATTGCAGTAGGTTCTAACCTTTTTGATGCAAATATGTTAAATGCACTAAAAAGAGTAAATCCAAGATATCCAAGACGTGCAAAAATAAGAAGACAAGAAGGATTTGTACAATTAGTATTTAAAATTGACGCAAGTGGATTTGTTTCAGATGTAGAAATTGTAGACTCAAATCCAAAAGGTGTATTTGATGAAGCTTCAATAAAAGCTATTAAAAGATGGAGATTTAAACCATCTAAAGATGATGTTCCAGGAAGCTTTAAGAATGCAACAATTACATTTAACTTTAGGTTGGCAGGATGA
- a CDS encoding tetratricopeptide repeat protein, which translates to MIKKLILVLFLILNSSIYAKMTMSKKTFDTLSKANELIDKEDYKTSKKMLRDLLKSDSSNDYEKSYILQTLSNIYINQDNYKEVAKAYERIIKLNTFEKENIDKIKFSLSKIYLSLEKYKKSINLSKEILESKAVKKENIYETLILAYYYNGNYKESVKYSNIYFSMKKQIKESWYKILYSSYVELKDYNNAIKVMKKMTILFSDNEDYWVQLASLYQQVNKMKKALSTLELAYKNEILTKKDNILYFINILLQNDVYKKANVLLTKAVKEGLIKEDKKVFELIVSTHINARDTDLAIEKLNNSPFAKENKYRMILANLYYQKQDFKKSIDILKNVKAKHKTKIAGEKYILKGLCYYELSDKKKSIKTIRKAISNPYHKKRARSILRSLES; encoded by the coding sequence ATGATTAAAAAACTTATTTTAGTACTATTTTTAATTTTAAATAGTAGTATATATGCAAAAATGACAATGTCTAAAAAAACTTTTGATACCCTATCAAAAGCAAATGAATTAATTGATAAAGAAGATTATAAAACATCAAAAAAGATGTTAAGAGACTTACTAAAAAGTGACTCAAGTAATGATTATGAAAAATCATATATTTTGCAAACTTTATCAAATATTTATATAAACCAAGACAATTATAAAGAAGTTGCAAAAGCTTATGAAAGAATTATCAAACTTAATACTTTTGAAAAAGAGAATATTGATAAAATAAAATTTTCACTTTCTAAAATCTATCTTTCTTTAGAAAAATACAAAAAGAGTATTAATCTTTCAAAAGAGATATTAGAAAGTAAAGCAGTAAAAAAAGAAAATATCTATGAAACTTTAATTTTAGCCTATTATTATAATGGTAATTATAAAGAGTCAGTAAAATATTCAAATATTTATTTTTCAATGAAAAAACAAATAAAAGAGTCATGGTATAAAATACTTTACTCTTCATATGTAGAACTTAAAGACTATAATAACGCCATAAAAGTTATGAAAAAAATGACTATACTTTTTAGTGACAATGAAGATTATTGGGTACAATTAGCTTCTTTATATCAACAAGTTAATAAAATGAAAAAAGCTTTATCTACTTTAGAATTAGCCTACAAAAATGAGATTCTGACAAAAAAAGATAATATCTTATATTTTATAAACATTCTTTTACAAAATGACGTTTATAAAAAAGCTAATGTCTTATTAACTAAAGCTGTAAAAGAAGGTCTAATAAAAGAAGATAAAAAAGTATTTGAATTAATAGTTTCAACACATATAAATGCAAGAGATACTGATCTAGCTATAGAAAAATTAAATAATTCACCTTTTGCAAAAGAAAACAAATATAGAATGATTCTTGCAAATTTATATTATCAAAAACAAGACTTTAAAAAATCTATTGATATTTTAAAGAATGTAAAAGCTAAACATAAAACAAAAATTGCAGGAGAAAAATATATTCTAAAAGGTCTTTGTTATTATGAACTTAGTGACAAGAAAAAATCTATCAAAACTATAAGAAAAGCTATAAGTAATCCTTATCATAAAAAAAGAGCAAGAAGTATCTTAAGAAGTTTAGAGAGTTGA
- a CDS encoding ABC transporter permease, which yields MKYFIKIIKDFPSYLWSGWGSIASIFLFFALWDLGNQLYGNLVLPSPKDTLITLFSIITEENTIKDIFLTIKRAFLGFSISLIIGSILGLLAGLFLTASMMSRPIVTILVGMPPIAWIVLAMIWFGMSDMTVIFTVIVASFPIIFIGALQGTRTLEGDLKEMADSFKLPFKMKMFDLYFPHIFSYVFPAWISALGMSWKIVVMAELLSANDGIGAALAIARSQLDTPTALALVVIMIGSLLLIEYLILEPIKREVEAWRE from the coding sequence ATGAAATACTTCATAAAAATAATAAAAGACTTTCCTTCTTACCTTTGGAGTGGCTGGGGTTCTATTGCTTCAATATTTTTATTTTTTGCTTTATGGGATTTAGGTAATCAATTATATGGGAATCTTGTATTACCTAGTCCAAAAGACACCTTAATAACTTTATTTTCTATTATCACAGAAGAAAACACTATTAAAGATATATTTCTAACTATAAAAAGAGCCTTTTTAGGTTTTTCTATTTCTTTGATTATTGGTTCAATATTGGGTTTATTAGCTGGTCTTTTCCTAACAGCTTCAATGATGAGTAGACCAATTGTAACTATTCTTGTAGGAATGCCTCCTATTGCATGGATTGTTTTAGCAATGATTTGGTTTGGGATGAGTGATATGACTGTTATTTTTACAGTAATTGTAGCTTCTTTTCCTATTATATTTATTGGTGCCTTACAAGGAACAAGAACTTTAGAAGGTGATTTAAAAGAGATGGCAGATAGTTTTAAACTTCCTTTTAAAATGAAAATGTTTGATTTATATTTTCCTCATATTTTTTCTTATGTATTTCCTGCTTGGATAAGTGCATTAGGAATGTCTTGGAAAATTGTCGTAATGGCTGAACTTTTATCAGCAAATGATGGAATAGGAGCTGCACTTGCTATTGCAAGAAGTCAATTGGATACTCCAACTGCATTAGCTTTAGTTGTAATTATGATTGGAAGTTTACTTTTAATCGAATATTTAATATTAGAGCCAATAAAAAGAGAGGTTGAGGCATGGAGAGAATAG
- a CDS encoding ABC transporter ATP-binding protein yields MERIEQLLVKDVSHSFGFKEILKNINFKLEKGQVVSIVGPSGGGKTTLLHLCAKLLTLEEGKIKNSFKSSSFAFQEARLLPWKNVLDNIALGLKANKIKKDKAQKLAKDIALKFGLEEDDLDKFPKDLSGGMKQRVSFARALVVKPSLLFLDEPFSALDIGLKKELQSLLLKTIKEEKLSVLFITHDLMEAIKLSDEILVLKAEPVGHIVKSFKFDLEKEKRDDTFVYEQTAKLLKDEYIINTFELELK; encoded by the coding sequence ATGGAGAGAATAGAACAATTATTAGTAAAAGATGTTTCTCATTCTTTTGGGTTTAAAGAGATTTTAAAAAATATAAATTTTAAATTAGAAAAAGGACAAGTTGTATCTATAGTTGGTCCTAGTGGCGGAGGGAAAACCACCCTACTTCATCTTTGTGCCAAACTACTTACTCTTGAAGAAGGAAAAATAAAAAATAGCTTTAAAAGTTCTTCTTTTGCTTTTCAAGAAGCAAGACTTTTACCTTGGAAAAATGTTCTTGACAATATAGCTTTAGGACTTAAAGCAAATAAAATCAAAAAAGATAAAGCCCAAAAACTAGCAAAAGATATTGCTTTGAAGTTTGGCTTAGAAGAAGATGATTTAGATAAATTCCCAAAAGATTTAAGTGGAGGAATGAAACAAAGAGTATCTTTTGCACGAGCTTTAGTTGTAAAACCATCTTTACTTTTTTTAGATGAACCTTTTTCTGCTTTAGATATTGGTTTAAAAAAAGAGTTACAAAGCTTACTTTTAAAAACTATAAAAGAAGAAAAACTTAGTGTTTTATTTATTACCCATGATTTAATGGAAGCTATAAAACTAAGTGATGAAATACTTGTTTTAAAAGCTGAACCAGTAGGACATATTGTAAAAAGTTTTAAATTTGATTTAGAAAAAGAAAAAAGAGACGATACTTTCGTTTATGAACAAACAGCAAAACTTTTAAAAGATGAATATATTATAAATACTTTTGAATTGGAATTAAAATAA
- a CDS encoding NnrS family protein: MEEKKQYAAKHYEHYPEGDFPIYLAYGFRPMFLLLAPYIIISIILWSFTFSGYISLPFIDDLLTWHIYEMIFGIGSAGIIAFFLTGVPEMFPGAVPIVGRKLLFIVSLWLLSRISFWFISFFGVHFVGFLNIFLSLYIILLIIKPVFQDVNKRHISLAFNLVALLIIQTMFFLSIANYINIDSFSILILALGFFIVLILLALRRVNMEAINELLEDENIDETFYARAPRYNLAIFCVLLYTIIEFLFPGNSILAYLALACFASILGILNDFILKDYNILFKPFIIYIISIILITATAYGFLAYDYLSEEFYALNHFRHFLTTGSFGLVFYVVMIVVSTIHTGRKLFTNFWLNLGVFLIILSTFTRALIPFYQEYATLAYILSSIMWAIPFIIYIKIFFPFLLSKRKDGIKG, encoded by the coding sequence ATGGAAGAAAAAAAACAATACGCAGCTAAACACTATGAACATTATCCTGAAGGAGATTTTCCTATTTATTTAGCATATGGATTTAGACCTATGTTTTTATTACTTGCTCCATATATAATAATATCTATAATTTTATGGAGTTTTACTTTTAGTGGATATATTTCTCTTCCTTTTATTGATGACCTTTTAACTTGGCATATTTATGAGATGATTTTTGGAATAGGAAGTGCAGGAATTATAGCCTTTTTCTTAACAGGTGTTCCAGAAATGTTCCCAGGTGCAGTTCCTATTGTAGGAAGAAAACTACTATTTATAGTATCTCTTTGGCTTTTAAGTAGAATAAGTTTTTGGTTTATATCTTTTTTTGGTGTTCATTTTGTTGGGTTCTTAAATATTTTTTTAAGCTTATATATTATTTTGCTTATTATAAAACCTGTATTTCAAGATGTTAATAAAAGACATATCTCTTTAGCTTTTAATCTTGTAGCTTTACTTATTATTCAAACAATGTTTTTTTTAAGTATTGCAAACTATATAAATATTGACTCTTTTTCTATTTTAATACTTGCTTTAGGTTTTTTTATAGTTTTGATTTTACTTGCTTTAAGAAGAGTAAATATGGAAGCTATAAATGAACTTTTAGAAGATGAAAATATAGATGAAACTTTTTATGCAAGAGCACCAAGATATAATCTAGCAATTTTTTGTGTACTTCTTTATACTATAATTGAGTTCTTATTTCCTGGTAATTCAATCTTAGCATATTTGGCTTTAGCTTGTTTTGCTTCAATTCTAGGTATTTTAAATGACTTTATTTTAAAAGATTATAATATTTTATTTAAACCTTTTATTATTTACATAATAAGTATTATTCTTATTACAGCTACGGCTTATGGTTTCTTAGCTTATGATTATTTAAGTGAAGAATTTTATGCTTTAAACCATTTTAGACACTTTCTTACAACGGGAAGTTTTGGCTTAGTTTTTTATGTAGTTATGATTGTTGTATCTACAATTCATACGGGAAGAAAACTATTTACAAACTTTTGGTTAAATCTTGGGGTATTTTTAATTATATTATCAACTTTTACTAGAGCCTTAATACCTTTTTATCAAGAGTATGCAACCCTTGCCTATATTCTTTCTTCAATTATGTGGGCAATACCATTTATTATATATATCAAAATCTTTTTTCCATTTTTACTTTCAAAAAGAAAAGATGGAATAAAAGGTTAA
- a CDS encoding ABC transporter substrate-binding protein, whose product MKKILLLSFVFLFSLFAENENKIVVAGPFASVSHPILHMIENDSLKDLNKKIEFKLWKNPDELRAIILNSNVDFIALPTNVAANLHNKDVDIKLLNVSVWGILAMISRDPNLKTLKDFKDKEIAVPFRADMPDIIFQELAKKQGLDPARDFKVRYVTNPIDAMQMLILRRVDHALLAESAISIALRKTDSFPIKIVAPDLYRSVDLQKEWARLFKTEAKIPQAGLAFLGDTKGKETLINRFLEEYDKSLTWYKNNHKKAAKLVVKTLPMLEEEGLEDSIEHVTLENTNAYEAKEDLEFFFNVLKNNNPKLIGGKLPDESLYYKQN is encoded by the coding sequence ATGAAAAAAATTTTACTACTTAGTTTTGTGTTTTTATTTTCACTTTTTGCGGAAAATGAGAATAAAATAGTTGTTGCAGGGCCTTTTGCTTCTGTATCTCACCCTATTTTACATATGATAGAAAATGATTCACTAAAGGATTTGAACAAAAAAATAGAGTTTAAACTTTGGAAAAACCCTGATGAGTTAAGAGCTATAATTTTAAACTCAAATGTAGATTTTATAGCCCTTCCTACAAATGTTGCAGCAAATTTACATAATAAAGATGTAGATATAAAACTTCTCAATGTTTCAGTTTGGGGTATTTTAGCAATGATAAGTAGAGACCCAAATCTAAAAACTTTAAAGGATTTTAAAGACAAAGAAATAGCTGTACCTTTTAGGGCAGATATGCCAGATATAATCTTCCAAGAATTAGCAAAAAAACAAGGTTTAGATCCAGCAAGAGACTTTAAAGTAAGATATGTGACTAACCCTATAGATGCAATGCAAATGTTAATTTTAAGAAGAGTTGACCATGCTTTATTAGCAGAATCTGCTATTTCAATAGCTTTAAGAAAAACTGACTCTTTTCCAATAAAAATTGTAGCTCCTGATTTGTATAGAAGTGTTGATTTACAAAAAGAATGGGCAAGACTTTTTAAGACAGAAGCAAAAATTCCCCAAGCAGGATTAGCTTTTTTAGGAGATACTAAAGGGAAAGAAACCTTAATAAATAGATTTTTAGAAGAGTATGATAAATCTTTAACTTGGTATAAAAATAATCATAAAAAAGCTGCAAAACTGGTAGTCAAAACTCTTCCTATGTTGGAAGAAGAAGGTCTTGAAGACTCTATTGAGCACGTAACTTTAGAAAATACAAATGCTTATGAAGCAAAAGAAGATTTAGAATTCTTTTTTAATGTATTAAAAAACAATAATCCAAAACTTATTGGTGGAAAACTTCCAGATGAAAGTTTATATTATAAACAAAACTAA
- a CDS encoding TonB-dependent receptor plug domain-containing protein yields MKKSIILSGITAFALVNSAFANADLGEVLVTTATKTQKAIEGVTASIVVINQEEIEKIGAESLKDVINKTAGLTVQYGTFPSASSKSKSSISIRGMSANGTLFLLDGRRLAGEVKNPYDLDRIPASSIERIEIVKGPMSSLYGADATGGIINIITKKPTQTPQIDINLRYGQNSDGDAKNKNASFSIRGAKEKFKYSIYANKTNTTPYTQKETANVRVMQVGGPNTQTKQKPSNLTAGTPSSGLSSLKDTYIHDVTYREDSDVTTVGGRFDYDFSDETTIGFDFNAFEEDREGSYIGYFHPSNYATPAGGKVPVFNIPVNSKDENKRLDLGLDFETSLTQDLLLKFRAYKSYYEKRNTTTAVYYNQMGYSSEEASANNGMNANVDVTSYEAMINYILNDSHLLTAGAEYREEEREATVFDSTPNMDTRDVDYKSIYLQDEWQITDTLNATLGARYDKVSNADNKATFKVGLVNKFSNMANLRTIFAQGYRTPDIREMYINKQTPNGLQQGATVVGYDLKPEFTNTYEIGLAGRNSKFSYDLALFFNDIEDRISQVQRNGYYTFENISKAETKGLELNLTYNILDNLSTNFNFMYLQTEDKDTGKDLEFNPDKTASLSLTYKPLEEISISPTIRYIGEQHYTENSIDLIADSQTLVDLNLDYKINKNFSVYAGVNNIFDEKVDDILGSNEGVYYFTGLRMKF; encoded by the coding sequence ATGAAAAAAAGTATTATTTTATCGGGGATTACAGCTTTTGCTTTAGTAAATAGTGCCTTTGCAAATGCAGACTTAGGTGAAGTACTAGTAACAACTGCAACAAAAACCCAAAAAGCAATAGAAGGAGTAACTGCATCAATAGTTGTTATAAATCAAGAAGAAATTGAAAAGATAGGGGCAGAATCTTTAAAAGATGTAATAAATAAAACAGCTGGATTAACTGTACAATACGGAACTTTCCCTAGTGCAAGTTCTAAATCAAAATCTTCAATTTCAATTAGAGGTATGAGTGCAAATGGAACTTTATTTTTATTAGATGGAAGAAGATTAGCAGGAGAAGTTAAAAACCCTTATGATTTAGATAGAATTCCAGCATCTTCTATTGAAAGAATTGAAATTGTAAAAGGACCAATGTCTTCACTTTATGGAGCAGATGCTACAGGAGGGATAATAAATATCATCACTAAAAAGCCAACACAAACTCCTCAAATAGATATAAATCTAAGATATGGGCAAAACTCAGATGGTGATGCAAAAAATAAAAATGCTTCTTTTTCAATTAGAGGAGCAAAAGAAAAATTCAAATACTCTATTTATGCAAATAAAACAAATACTACTCCATATACACAAAAAGAAACAGCAAATGTAAGAGTAATGCAAGTTGGAGGACCAAATACCCAAACAAAACAAAAACCAAGTAACCTTACAGCGGGAACTCCATCCTCAGGATTATCTTCTTTAAAGGATACATATATCCATGATGTTACTTATAGAGAAGATAGTGATGTTACAACTGTAGGAGGAAGATTTGATTATGACTTTTCAGATGAGACGACTATAGGTTTTGATTTTAATGCCTTTGAAGAAGATAGAGAAGGTTCATATATTGGTTATTTCCACCCTTCTAACTATGCAACACCAGCAGGGGGAAAAGTTCCTGTATTTAATATTCCTGTAAATTCAAAAGATGAAAATAAAAGACTTGATTTAGGTCTTGATTTTGAAACTTCTTTAACTCAAGATCTATTACTTAAATTTAGAGCTTATAAGTCTTATTATGAAAAAAGAAATACTACGACAGCAGTCTATTATAATCAAATGGGTTACTCATCAGAAGAAGCCTCTGCAAATAATGGGATGAATGCAAATGTAGATGTTACAAGTTATGAAGCTATGATAAATTATATCCTTAATGACTCTCATTTACTAACAGCAGGAGCTGAATATAGAGAAGAAGAAAGAGAAGCTACAGTATTTGATAGTACCCCAAATATGGACACAAGGGATGTTGATTATAAATCAATATATCTTCAAGATGAATGGCAAATAACAGATACCTTAAATGCTACACTAGGAGCAAGATATGACAAAGTATCAAATGCAGATAATAAAGCCACTTTTAAAGTAGGACTTGTAAATAAATTTTCTAATATGGCAAACTTAAGAACTATTTTTGCACAAGGATATAGAACACCTGATATTAGAGAAATGTACATAAATAAACAAACACCAAATGGTTTACAACAAGGTGCAACAGTAGTTGGTTATGATTTAAAACCAGAGTTTACAAATACTTATGAAATAGGTTTAGCAGGAAGAAACTCAAAGTTTTCATATGATTTAGCTTTATTTTTTAATGATATTGAAGACAGAATATCTCAAGTACAAAGAAATGGTTATTATACTTTTGAAAATATTAGTAAAGCTGAAACAAAAGGTTTAGAATTAAATTTAACTTATAATATCTTAGATAATCTATCTACAAATTTTAACTTTATGTATCTACAAACAGAAGATAAAGATACAGGAAAGGATTTAGAGTTTAATCCTGATAAAACAGCTTCTTTAAGTCTTACTTATAAACCACTTGAAGAAATAAGTATCTCACCTACAATAAGATATATAGGAGAACAACACTATACAGAAAATTCTATTGATTTAATAGCAGATTCACAAACACTTGTAGATTTGAATTTAGATTATAAAATAAATAAAAACTTTTCTGTATATGCAGGTGTAAATAATATATTTGATGAAAAAGTTGATGATATTTTAGGTTCAAATGAAGGGGTATACTACTTCACTGGTCTTAGAATGAAGTTCTAA
- the ykgO gene encoding type B 50S ribosomal protein L36, with the protein MKVVNSLKSAKNRHPDCKVVRRKGRTYVICKSNPRFKAVQGKPKKKR; encoded by the coding sequence ATGAAAGTTGTTAATTCATTAAAAAGTGCAAAGAATCGTCATCCTGATTGTAAAGTTGTTAGACGTAAGGGAAGAACTTATGTTATTTGTAAGTCTAACCCTCGTTTCAAAGCAGTTCAAGGGAAACCAAAGAAAAAAAGATAG
- a CDS encoding TonB-dependent siderophore receptor, which produces MFKTKSKFIAPTLAMLLFGSSLLYADKIYTIEDMSVKEALEKISKESKLSYIVDEELIEGKKAKNIKNIEGTKKALEKVLNSTNLEAIIEDGTILIREKREKNTSNNGNDLGSVEVLASNSTEGTGSYTIDTMNTATRLNLLSKDTPQSITVVTNQEIEDKNINSFRNLADNVVGLNAPVWDSDRVWISSRGFSIDYYQLNGIPTTYDGFATEQDMVIYDRVEIVKGASGLISGAGSPGASINMVRKHVHSKEFTGGLTLKGGSWDTYSGTMDLTIPLNEDGSIRSRVIAQKEHQESFRNFYEKDTDIIYGIIDADLSDQTKISAGASYVKTDTSGSTWSGVPIYFSDGSLTNFDPSTSFAPNWASYDKESTSAFVNFGHNFYNDIKVNANYNYQKNIIEPKTVAFMGYLDKNTGLGLESVWGVWNQEVETTINAFDIYASIPFDLGNQNHEIIVGAMTSKTDSLSYSKDASTGDINAQSIYSWDGNIEEPSYSDKERSGESSVEQNGIYVVGRFDLMDDLKLIAGGRISNYEYSCIYGCSSSYKDTNVFTPYAGLIYSLNENHSVYTSYTSIFTPQTQKDVNGDRLDPKDGNSYEVGLKSQFFDERLDTSISLFKIVQDNVPESVGMNDEGETYYRGVEGVTSKGIEITAKGEITDNWNVNFGISSFTLKDGNGQKTSTLTPRKEIMLSTKYKLGNLSFGGTINWQDKIYSDTKNPSGNYQTITQKDFYLVNLMAKYEFSEDLSLQLNIDNLFDKEYYSNILYGSYRGGSFQFGDPRKTILTLKYTF; this is translated from the coding sequence ATGTTTAAAACAAAATCAAAATTTATTGCTCCTACTTTAGCAATGCTATTGTTTGGTTCAAGTTTATTGTATGCTGATAAGATATATACAATTGAAGATATGAGTGTAAAAGAGGCTTTAGAAAAAATATCTAAAGAATCAAAACTTTCATATATAGTAGATGAAGAACTAATTGAGGGTAAAAAAGCAAAAAATATAAAAAATATAGAAGGTACAAAAAAAGCTTTAGAAAAGGTTTTAAATAGTACAAACCTTGAAGCTATTATTGAAGATGGAACAATTTTAATAAGAGAGAAAAGAGAAAAAAATACTTCTAATAATGGAAATGATTTAGGTAGTGTAGAAGTTTTAGCAAGCAACTCTACGGAAGGTACAGGTTCATATACTATTGATACTATGAATACTGCAACAAGATTAAATCTTTTAAGTAAAGATACACCACAGTCTATTACAGTTGTAACAAATCAAGAGATTGAAGATAAAAATATCAACTCTTTTAGAAATCTTGCAGATAATGTTGTAGGATTAAATGCTCCAGTATGGGATTCTGATAGAGTTTGGATATCTTCAAGAGGATTTAGTATAGATTATTATCAATTAAATGGTATACCAACTACTTATGATGGATTTGCAACAGAACAAGATATGGTAATCTATGATAGGGTTGAAATTGTAAAAGGTGCTAGTGGTTTAATAAGTGGGGCAGGAAGTCCTGGTGCTAGTATTAATATGGTAAGAAAACATGTACATAGTAAAGAGTTTACGGGGGGACTTACTTTAAAAGGTGGATCATGGGATACTTATAGTGGTACTATGGATTTAACAATTCCTTTAAATGAAGATGGTTCTATTAGATCAAGGGTTATTGCTCAAAAAGAACATCAAGAATCATTTAGAAATTTCTATGAAAAAGATACAGATATTATATATGGGATTATAGATGCCGATTTAAGTGATCAAACTAAAATATCAGCAGGTGCCAGTTATGTAAAAACTGATACATCAGGTAGCACATGGAGTGGTGTTCCTATATATTTTAGTGATGGAAGTCTTACAAATTTTGATCCATCTACTTCCTTTGCACCAAATTGGGCATCATATGATAAAGAATCAACATCAGCTTTTGTAAACTTTGGACATAATTTTTATAATGATATAAAAGTAAATGCTAACTATAATTACCAAAAGAATATTATAGAACCAAAGACAGTAGCATTTATGGGTTATTTAGATAAAAATACAGGTTTAGGACTTGAATCAGTTTGGGGAGTTTGGAATCAGGAAGTTGAAACGACAATAAATGCTTTTGATATATATGCCTCTATCCCTTTTGATTTAGGAAACCAAAATCATGAGATTATTGTTGGGGCGATGACTAGTAAAACAGATTCTTTATCTTATAGTAAAGATGCGTCAACTGGAGATATTAATGCTCAAAGTATTTATTCTTGGGATGGAAATATTGAAGAACCGAGTTATTCCGATAAAGAAAGATCAGGTGAGTCTTCTGTAGAACAAAATGGAATTTATGTGGTAGGTCGATTTGATTTAATGGATGATTTAAAACTTATTGCAGGTGGTAGAATTAGTAATTACGAATATAGTTGCATTTATGGATGTAGTAGCAGTTATAAAGATACTAATGTCTTTACTCCTTATGCGGGACTTATTTACAGTTTGAATGAGAATCATTCAGTATATACTTCGTATACAAGTATTTTTACCCCACAGACACAAAAAGATGTAAATGGGGATAGATTAGATCCAAAAGATGGAAATAGTTATGAAGTAGGATTAAAAAGTCAATTTTTTGACGAGCGACTTGATACTAGTATTAGTTTATTTAAAATAGTTCAAGATAATGTTCCAGAATCAGTAGGTATGAATGATGAGGGTGAGACTTATTATAGAGGGGTAGAAGGTGTTACAAGTAAAGGTATAGAGATAACTGCAAAGGGTGAAATAACAGATAATTGGAATGTGAACTTTGGAATTTCAAGCTTTACTTTAAAAGATGGAAATGGACAAAAAACAAGTACTTTAACACCAAGAAAAGAGATAATGTTATCAACTAAGTATAAACTTGGGAATTTAAGTTTTGGTGGTACTATAAACTGGCAAGATAAAATATATTCAGATACTAAAAATCCATCAGGTAATTATCAAACTATAACTCAAAAGGATTTTTATTTAGTAAACTTGATGGCAAAATATGAGTTTAGTGAAGATTTATCTTTACAACTTAATATCGATAATTTATTTGATAAAGAATATTATTCAAATATTCTTTATGGTTCATATCGTGGAGGCTCTTTTCAATTTGGAGATCCAAGAAAAACTATACTTACTTTAAAATATACATTTTAA